From the genome of Triticum aestivum cultivar Chinese Spring chromosome 3B, IWGSC CS RefSeq v2.1, whole genome shotgun sequence, one region includes:
- the LOC123065820 gene encoding 60S ribosomal protein L5, mitochondrial-like produces MMFPLHFHYEDVLCQDLLLKLNHANVMEVPGLFEIRLVPKAASDFRIQFGELAMEILCGQRFIQTQRGPYFQAGKSFRSNPFLGSEKDTGYVSDFARQSVLRGHGMYHFLVRIFTVMSMLDSPVEIRENSIKFFMETEFCEFSPELEDHFEIFEHIRGFNVTIFTSANTKDETLLLWSGFLLKDKGETK; encoded by the coding sequence ATGatgtttccactccattttcattacGAAGATGTATTATGTCAAGATCTGTTGCTCAAACTGAATCACGCCAATGTTATGGAAGTTCCTGGATTGTTTGAAATAAGATTAGTACCAAAAGCTGCCTCTGATTTCAGAATCCAATTTGGAGAATTGGCTATGGAGATATTGTGCGGTCAGAGATTCATACAGACACAAAGGGGCCCCTATTTTCAAGCAGGAAAGTCGTTTCGATCTAATCCATTCTTGGGGTCCGAAAAAGACACTGGATATGTCAGTGACTTTGCACGACAAAGCGTTCTCCGAGGGCATGGAATGTACCATTTTTTGGTCAGAATCTTTACAGTAATGTCTATGTTGGATTCTCCGGTCGAAATACGGGAAAACTCCATCAAATTCTTTATGGAAACGGAGTTTTGCGAATTCTCCCCGGAACTGGAAGATCATTTCGAGATCTTCGAGCATATTCGAGGGTTCAATGTGACTATTTTTACTTCGGCCAATACAAAAGATGAGACTTTACTACTGTGGAGTGGCTTTTTGCTAAAAGATAAGGGGGAAACTAAGTAA